A single window of Microbispora hainanensis DNA harbors:
- a CDS encoding PAC2 family protein, whose amino-acid sequence MSDPTDLYRLDGDLPELTDPVLLYHFEGFVDAGAAGRLALGHLLAELEHRVIATFDVDRLIDYRSRRPAMTFDTDHWSDYDTPELVVYLTKDVTGTPFLILSGPEPDREWELFTEAVGMLVTRLNIGKLVTVHGIPMGVPHTRPLGLTAHATRPDLVNGQTSPFGKVRVPGSLAALIEFRLGTKGHDALGYAVHVPHYLAQAEYPQAAVAALEAVTRGTGLVFPMDTLRDAADKTNVEIEEQIAASEELAGAIRGLEQQYDAFQSGTERESLLAEEVKMPTGDELAAQFEAFLAERDEGDA is encoded by the coding sequence GTGTCCGACCCCACGGATCTCTATCGGCTCGACGGGGACCTGCCCGAGCTGACCGATCCGGTGCTGCTCTACCACTTCGAGGGGTTCGTCGACGCCGGCGCCGCCGGACGGCTCGCCCTGGGGCACCTCCTCGCCGAACTGGAGCACCGGGTCATCGCGACCTTCGACGTGGACCGGCTGATCGACTATCGGTCCCGCCGCCCGGCGATGACCTTCGACACCGATCACTGGAGCGACTACGACACCCCTGAGCTGGTCGTCTACCTGACCAAGGACGTCACGGGCACGCCGTTCCTCATCCTGAGCGGGCCGGAGCCCGACCGGGAGTGGGAGCTGTTCACCGAGGCCGTCGGCATGCTGGTGACCCGGCTCAACATCGGCAAGCTGGTGACCGTCCACGGCATCCCGATGGGCGTCCCGCACACCCGGCCGCTCGGCCTGACGGCCCACGCCACCCGCCCCGACCTCGTGAACGGGCAGACCAGCCCCTTCGGCAAGGTCCGCGTGCCGGGGAGCCTCGCCGCGCTCATCGAGTTCCGCCTCGGGACGAAGGGCCACGACGCGCTCGGCTACGCCGTCCACGTGCCCCACTACCTCGCCCAGGCGGAGTATCCGCAGGCCGCCGTGGCGGCGCTGGAGGCCGTCACCCGCGGCACCGGGCTGGTCTTCCCCATGGACACGCTCAGGGACGCGGCCGACAAGACCAACGTCGAGATCGAGGAGCAGATCGCGGCGTCCGAGGAGCTCGCCGGGGCCATCCGCGGCCTGGAGCAGCAGTACGACGCGTTCCAGTCGGGCACCGAACGGGAGAGCCTGCTGGCCGAGGAGGTGAAGATGCCCACGGGCGACGAGCTCGCCGCCCAGTTCGAGGCGTTCCTCGCCGAACGGGACGAGGGCGACGCCTGA
- a CDS encoding sensor histidine kinase: MCRHVHPAVGDPAGRTHDSHGETAISLSADAAESVLRELADARSELKRAADRQRRFMADASHELLTPLAGLRAQLEEARLHPEETDLTELVVHTLRDVDRLQTVVSDLLALQKAGTKPSQGTQLADLSELVLTQVAGRAPRMPTLFQLVPGMVINAVDNEIHRLLGNLLDNAQRHARSKVLVEVRQEGAHAEISVSDDGDGIAEADREKIFEPFTRLDESRCRSRGGSGLGLAIAREIVRAHGGTISVEDAPEGGARFVVRLPLAEPLAHPAADGHPRP, translated from the coding sequence ATGTGCCGACACGTTCACCCAGCCGTCGGCGACCCGGCCGGCCGCACCCACGATTCGCACGGCGAAACCGCGATCTCCCTGTCGGCCGACGCCGCCGAGAGCGTGCTGAGGGAGCTCGCCGACGCCAGGAGCGAGCTGAAGCGGGCGGCCGACCGGCAACGCCGTTTCATGGCCGACGCGTCCCACGAACTGCTCACGCCTCTCGCCGGACTGCGGGCCCAGTTGGAGGAGGCCCGGCTGCACCCCGAGGAGACCGATCTCACCGAGCTCGTCGTCCACACGCTGCGCGACGTGGACCGCCTCCAGACGGTGGTCTCCGACCTGCTGGCGCTCCAGAAGGCGGGGACGAAGCCCTCTCAGGGGACGCAGCTCGCCGACCTGTCCGAGCTGGTCCTGACGCAGGTCGCCGGCCGGGCGCCCCGGATGCCGACGCTGTTCCAACTCGTCCCCGGAATGGTGATCAACGCTGTCGACAACGAGATCCACCGCCTGCTGGGCAATCTGCTGGACAACGCGCAGCGCCACGCCAGAAGCAAGGTGCTGGTGGAGGTGCGCCAGGAGGGCGCCCACGCGGAGATCTCGGTGTCCGATGACGGTGACGGCATCGCCGAAGCGGATCGGGAGAAGATCTTCGAGCCGTTCACCCGCCTGGACGAGTCCCGATGCCGCAGCCGGGGCGGTTCCGGCCTCGGCCTCGCCATCGCACGCGAGATCGTGCGGGCCCACGGCGGGACCATCAGTGTGGAGGACGCGCCGGAGGGCGGCGCGCGCTTCGTCGTCCGCCTGCCGCTCGCCGAACCTCTCGCCCATCCGGCCGCGGATGGACACCCGAGGCCGTGA
- a CDS encoding response regulator — MDEASARVVLADDDVLLREGMASLLERSGFEVAGQAGNAPELIALVRRCRPDLAIVDIRMPPRHTTEGVEAAKVIRTEFPEVGILLLSAHVEVDQAMELLAAGHRIGYLLKTRVTAVSEFVASLRRIVDGGSVVDPSLVAELINARRRQDPLEQLTQREREVLALMAEGRSNAGIAHKLWITEGTVEKHVRSIMSRMRLPETEDDHRRVLAVLTFLDAR; from the coding sequence GTGGACGAGGCCTCGGCACGAGTGGTCCTGGCGGACGACGACGTTTTGTTGCGCGAGGGAATGGCGAGCCTGCTGGAGCGATCGGGGTTCGAGGTCGCCGGCCAGGCGGGGAACGCGCCCGAGCTGATCGCCCTCGTCCGGCGCTGCCGCCCCGACCTCGCGATCGTCGACATCCGGATGCCTCCGCGGCACACCACGGAGGGCGTCGAGGCGGCCAAGGTCATTCGCACGGAGTTCCCCGAGGTGGGCATCCTGCTGCTGTCGGCGCACGTCGAGGTCGATCAGGCGATGGAGCTGCTCGCGGCCGGCCATCGCATCGGCTATCTGCTCAAGACCCGGGTGACCGCGGTGTCCGAGTTCGTCGCGTCACTGAGACGCATCGTCGACGGCGGCTCGGTCGTCGACCCCAGCCTCGTGGCGGAACTGATCAACGCCCGCCGACGGCAGGATCCGCTGGAGCAGCTCACCCAGCGTGAGCGCGAGGTGCTCGCCCTCATGGCGGAGGGCCGCTCGAACGCGGGAATCGCGCACAAACTGTGGATCACGGAGGGCACGGTGGAAAAGCACGTGCGCAGCATCATGTCGAGGATGCGGCTGCCGGAGACGGAGGACGACCACCGCCGCGTGCTCGCCGTGCTCACGTTCCTGGACGCCCGCTGA
- a CDS encoding 4-epi-cubebol synthase → MNPHVDEVNRDTLAWLAASGMIADDDQFERFRLARYGWLGARTYPYASRELCQLVTDWCVWLFAFDDAYCESDRRAAEIARALPQLYTVVEDNEGDEPVENVFARALLDIKTRIRRNGTPDQLDRWRATVKDYLFAQVWEAANREDDVVPTIDDYIFMRRRTGAMLTVFALIDVAAEVCLTTDEWRHPVVHEMTEHANDVVVWDNDLISYAKERDEANIRNNLVSVLVGHTGCTVQEAMDRIGAMRDEAVAAMATLAPAAEALGSPAVSAYVRGLQYWISGSVDYSLTSSRYFGAWQ, encoded by the coding sequence GTGAACCCGCACGTCGACGAGGTGAACCGGGACACTCTGGCCTGGCTGGCCGCCTCCGGCATGATCGCCGACGACGACCAGTTCGAGCGTTTCCGGCTCGCTCGCTACGGATGGCTCGGCGCCCGGACCTACCCGTACGCCTCCCGGGAGCTGTGCCAGCTCGTCACCGACTGGTGCGTGTGGCTGTTCGCGTTCGACGACGCCTACTGTGAGTCGGACCGGCGGGCGGCCGAGATCGCCCGTGCCCTGCCCCAGCTCTACACCGTGGTCGAGGACAACGAGGGTGACGAACCCGTCGAGAACGTCTTCGCCCGCGCACTGCTCGACATCAAGACGCGGATCAGGAGGAACGGCACCCCCGACCAGCTCGACCGGTGGCGGGCGACGGTCAAGGACTACCTGTTCGCCCAGGTCTGGGAGGCCGCCAACCGGGAGGACGACGTCGTCCCGACGATCGACGACTACATCTTCATGCGCCGCAGGACCGGTGCGATGCTCACCGTCTTCGCGCTGATCGACGTGGCCGCGGAGGTCTGCCTCACCACCGACGAGTGGCGGCATCCGGTGGTGCACGAGATGACCGAGCACGCCAACGACGTGGTCGTCTGGGACAACGACCTCATCTCGTACGCCAAGGAGCGGGATGAGGCCAACATCCGCAACAACCTCGTCAGCGTGCTTGTCGGGCACACCGGGTGCACGGTCCAGGAGGCGATGGACCGGATCGGCGCGATGCGCGACGAGGCGGTCGCCGCGATGGCGACGCTCGCCCCGGCCGCCGAGGCGCTCGGCTCGCCCGCCGTCAGCGCGTACGTGCGGGGCCTGCAGTATTGGATCAGCGGCAGCGTGGACTACTCGCTGACCAGCTCCCGGTATTTCGGCGCCTGGCAGTGA
- a CDS encoding ATP-binding protein — protein MSTTMLALAVRQPFSALPGERPRAVRNGADDDGVPQTRRSSWRLPAVPASTCRARDLVRATLRDWTGCTEGEVAEVAELLVSELVANALLHGRGEPVLTLTLRDGVLRCEVEDEARVPVRARGESPDDAEGGRGLLIVDSLARSWGVRPTNRGKAVWFELATGS, from the coding sequence ATGAGCACGACCATGCTCGCCCTCGCGGTCCGGCAGCCGTTCAGCGCTCTCCCCGGGGAACGGCCCCGCGCCGTGCGGAACGGCGCGGACGACGACGGCGTGCCGCAGACGCGCCGGTCCTCCTGGCGCCTCCCCGCGGTCCCGGCCTCCACGTGCCGGGCGCGCGATCTCGTCCGCGCCACGCTGCGGGACTGGACGGGATGCACGGAAGGCGAGGTGGCCGAGGTGGCCGAACTCCTCGTCAGCGAACTGGTCGCCAACGCCCTGCTGCACGGGCGGGGAGAACCGGTCCTCACGCTCACGCTGCGGGACGGCGTCCTGCGGTGCGAGGTCGAGGACGAGGCCCGCGTTCCGGTGCGGGCGCGCGGCGAGTCACCGGACGACGCCGAGGGCGGCCGGGGGCTGCTGATCGTCGATTCCCTGGCCCGCTCCTGGGGCGTACGCCCGACGAACAGGGGAAAGGCCGTCTGGTTCGAGCTGGCGACGGGGTCCTGA
- a CDS encoding ankyrin repeat domain-containing protein: MGNKEPDPEMEEFATRLFDLARSGRTEALCAYVDAGVPVDLRNQKGDTLLMLAAYHGHAATVRALVERGADPDLANDRGQTPLAGAVFKKEPEVVRALLELGADRYAGTPSAVDAARMFGDAEIVALIEDSSG, translated from the coding sequence ATGGGGAACAAGGAGCCGGACCCTGAGATGGAGGAGTTCGCCACCAGGCTCTTCGACCTCGCGAGGTCGGGGCGGACCGAGGCGCTGTGCGCGTACGTCGACGCGGGCGTGCCCGTCGACCTGCGCAACCAGAAGGGCGACACGCTGCTCATGCTGGCGGCCTACCACGGCCACGCCGCCACCGTACGCGCCCTGGTCGAGCGGGGCGCGGACCCCGACCTCGCCAACGACCGCGGGCAGACCCCGCTCGCCGGTGCGGTGTTCAAGAAGGAGCCCGAGGTCGTGCGGGCGCTGCTGGAGCTGGGAGCCGATCGCTACGCCGGGACGCCGTCGGCCGTCGACGCCGCCCGCATGTTCGGCGACGCGGAGATCGTCGCTCTCATCGAGGACTCGTCCGGCTGA
- a CDS encoding ATP-binding protein — protein MATPAGWRQEGNLPVELTSFVGRTRLLASLRQKLQEHRLITVTGIGGVGKSRTALRLAHQVRRQFRDGVWYVDLARLQDPAMVYHTITAALGIADQSPREGSATLTEWLADRELLLILDTCEHLVDACAQLTQNLLNTAPHLRILATSRRSLNAPGEYTAAVPPLTVPGDNPSENPFTNEAVELFGIRASAVVPDFVVDEDNVSAVAELCRRLDGIPLAIELAAVRLRTLSVQQILALLADRFSLLAGASRTALPRHQTLRAAIGWSHELCEPAERLLWARLSVFAGDFDLDAARSVCAGEALPAEQVLDVIGGLVDKSVLLSFPTPAGQRYRLIDTLRQYGGEWLDKLGETQDLRQRHRDYYLQLAERSEHSWSGPRQVHWYTRMRQEHDNIRVALDYCLSTPGEERVGLELLSALWFLWVACGFAREGVVYLERALKTSPSPSKERCKALWVLAYIRSAQGDMAGALSAAEQCSTDAVRVGDSGAVLLATKMQGTAAMLQGDAKKATALLGVAIEFHRGGRELNPGLLPAIVELSMVLFAQGDYEEAETLLADCLQVCQERGELWLRSYAWYVSSLVHRATGRRDEALVACKEALRIKRHFHDVLGIVLCVDNLATLNLEAGEPERTATLLGAAQANWRTFGLPQFGSPFFTTEHEQCVKECKKLIGDAAYDEAYAVGTRFSLGDLVEYALDDLDDFHLG, from the coding sequence ATGGCAACGCCAGCAGGATGGCGGCAAGAGGGCAACCTGCCCGTGGAGCTGACGAGCTTCGTCGGGCGCACACGGCTGCTCGCGTCGCTGCGACAGAAGCTGCAGGAGCACCGGCTGATCACCGTCACGGGCATCGGCGGGGTCGGCAAGTCGCGCACCGCGCTGCGCCTCGCGCACCAGGTGCGGCGCCAGTTCAGGGACGGCGTCTGGTACGTCGACCTGGCCCGGCTGCAGGACCCCGCGATGGTCTACCACACGATCACGGCCGCGCTGGGCATCGCCGACCAGTCGCCGCGGGAGGGGTCGGCCACCCTCACCGAATGGCTGGCCGACCGGGAGCTCCTGCTCATCCTGGACACCTGCGAACACCTGGTCGACGCCTGCGCCCAGCTCACCCAGAACCTGCTCAACACCGCGCCGCACCTGCGCATCCTCGCGACGAGCAGGCGGTCGCTCAACGCGCCGGGCGAGTACACGGCCGCCGTGCCGCCGCTGACGGTGCCCGGCGACAACCCGTCGGAGAATCCGTTCACCAACGAGGCCGTCGAGCTGTTCGGCATCCGGGCCTCCGCCGTCGTGCCCGACTTCGTGGTGGACGAGGACAACGTCTCGGCCGTGGCCGAGCTGTGCCGCCGTCTCGACGGAATCCCGCTGGCCATCGAGCTGGCCGCCGTACGCCTGCGCACGCTGTCGGTCCAGCAGATCCTCGCGCTGCTCGCCGACCGGTTCAGCCTGCTCGCCGGGGCCAGCCGTACGGCGCTGCCGCGGCATCAGACGCTGCGCGCGGCGATCGGGTGGAGCCATGAGCTGTGCGAGCCGGCCGAGCGGCTGCTGTGGGCGCGGCTGTCGGTGTTCGCCGGCGACTTCGACCTCGACGCGGCCCGCAGCGTCTGCGCCGGCGAGGCGCTGCCGGCCGAGCAGGTCCTCGACGTGATCGGCGGCCTGGTCGACAAGTCGGTCCTGCTGAGCTTCCCCACCCCGGCCGGACAGCGCTACCGGCTGATCGACACGCTGCGGCAGTACGGCGGCGAGTGGCTCGACAAGCTCGGCGAGACGCAGGACCTGCGGCAGCGCCACCGCGACTACTACCTGCAGCTCGCCGAGCGCAGCGAGCACTCGTGGTCGGGGCCGCGCCAGGTGCACTGGTACACGCGGATGCGCCAGGAGCACGACAACATCCGCGTCGCGCTCGACTACTGCCTCTCGACGCCGGGTGAGGAACGCGTCGGCCTCGAGCTGCTGTCGGCCCTGTGGTTCCTGTGGGTGGCCTGCGGCTTCGCCCGCGAGGGCGTGGTCTACCTGGAGCGCGCGCTAAAGACCAGTCCCTCGCCCAGCAAGGAGCGCTGCAAGGCCCTGTGGGTGCTGGCCTACATCCGCAGCGCCCAGGGCGACATGGCGGGCGCGCTCTCGGCGGCCGAGCAGTGCAGCACCGACGCGGTGCGCGTGGGCGACTCGGGCGCGGTGCTGCTGGCCACCAAGATGCAGGGCACCGCGGCCATGCTGCAGGGCGACGCGAAGAAGGCGACGGCGCTGCTCGGTGTCGCGATCGAGTTCCACCGCGGCGGCCGGGAGCTGAACCCGGGCCTGCTGCCGGCGATCGTCGAGCTGTCCATGGTGTTGTTCGCGCAGGGCGACTATGAGGAGGCGGAGACGCTGCTGGCCGACTGCCTGCAGGTCTGCCAGGAGCGCGGCGAGCTGTGGCTGCGGTCCTACGCCTGGTATGTCTCCTCCCTCGTTCACCGCGCGACCGGCAGGCGCGACGAGGCGCTGGTGGCGTGCAAGGAGGCGCTGCGCATCAAGCGGCACTTCCACGACGTGCTCGGGATCGTCCTGTGCGTGGACAACCTCGCCACGCTGAACCTGGAGGCCGGCGAGCCGGAACGGACGGCGACCCTCCTCGGGGCGGCCCAGGCCAACTGGCGGACCTTCGGGCTGCCCCAGTTCGGGTCGCCGTTCTTCACGACCGAGCACGAGCAGTGCGTCAAGGAGTGCAAGAAGCTGATCGGCGACGCCGCCTACGACGAGGCGTACGCCGTCGGGACCCGGTTCAGCCTCGGCGACCTCGTCGAGTACGCGCTGGACGACCTCGACGACTTCCACCTCGGCTGA
- a CDS encoding DUF5999 family protein encodes MCPHTPPCPPAYAPDRDAARLVAFHPEQGWGLLCNGVVVFDDTGELLPDGRSLLPHRARYAQAA; translated from the coding sequence ATGTGCCCGCACACCCCGCCGTGTCCGCCCGCGTACGCCCCCGACCGCGACGCCGCCCGCCTCGTGGCCTTCCACCCCGAGCAGGGATGGGGGCTGCTCTGCAACGGCGTCGTGGTGTTCGACGACACCGGCGAACTGCTGCCCGACGGCCGGAGCCTCCTCCCCCACCGAGCCCGCTACGCACAGGCCGCGTGA
- a CDS encoding response regulator transcription factor, whose product MALRCLIVDDSDHFKEAARRMLEADDIAVVGMAATSAEALRRFRRLRPDLVLVDIDLGEENGFDVVRRLSEEAGGRRPRIILISTYDEQDYADMIAASPAVAFLSKPSLSGRAIDEILRKSSA is encoded by the coding sequence GTGGCCCTGCGGTGTCTCATCGTCGATGACAGCGATCACTTCAAGGAGGCCGCCCGCCGGATGCTGGAGGCGGACGACATCGCTGTCGTGGGCATGGCGGCCACCTCCGCCGAGGCCCTCCGGCGGTTCCGCAGGCTGCGGCCGGATCTCGTGCTGGTCGACATCGACCTGGGCGAGGAGAACGGATTCGACGTGGTCAGGCGGCTCTCGGAAGAGGCAGGGGGCCGTCGCCCCCGGATCATCCTGATCTCCACGTACGACGAGCAGGACTACGCCGACATGATCGCGGCCAGCCCGGCCGTCGCCTTCCTGTCCAAGCCGAGCCTCTCGGGCCGGGCCATCGACGAGATCCTCCGGAAGTCCAGCGCCTGA
- a CDS encoding DUF4118 domain-containing protein, translated as MRRPPLALGVVVGVVCVTAETLLALPLARMASTSPLGLVYLPGILLVSYFWGLPFGVVTALGSGLVYDLFLIPPTHRITLFNSWSWIALVVFLVVALLVSGAAALLRALLLEADERRCEADVSAGTARLLLRADHLCAVLPVVARRLARDLGLPSLAVKFGPVGDDRSHTTLPLSDEGTRFGSLVVPADLPETTLRRLRERVVPSLEAALVAARHREAAACALAASRDELARVAEEQAALRRVATLVARGVRPTEIFGAVAREMGLIVNADHTAIERYEPDRTVVLMSSWSASDGGPPPPVGLRRRLHEEGLSALVLRTGQPEMIMVDETTAGELGRWARDEENGVAIGGPIVVEGRLWGVMITFFRGLERRPEGVEERMRDFTELVVTAISNALARDELAASRARVVAASDETRHRIERDLHDGAQLRLVSLGLQVRMAEAAVPPELPELRQQLSHTAEGLTLVLEDLRELSRGIHPAILSKGGLGPALKMLARRSAVPVDLRVRVAERLPERVEVAVYYIVSESLTNVAKHARASLVGVDVQATAEGATVVIRDDGAGGADPAKGSGLIGLSDRVQALDGTIEITSPIGHGTTLTAVIPIRDG; from the coding sequence ATGAGACGTCCGCCTCTGGCGCTGGGCGTCGTCGTCGGAGTCGTATGCGTGACGGCGGAGACGCTTCTGGCCCTCCCGCTGGCCCGGATGGCCTCCACGAGTCCCTTGGGCCTAGTTTATCTCCCTGGAATTCTCCTGGTTTCGTACTTCTGGGGTCTGCCGTTCGGCGTGGTGACCGCGCTGGGGAGTGGTCTGGTCTACGACCTCTTCCTGATCCCCCCGACACACCGGATCACGCTCTTCAACAGCTGGTCGTGGATCGCGCTGGTGGTCTTCCTGGTGGTCGCGCTGCTGGTCAGCGGTGCCGCGGCGCTGCTGCGAGCGCTGCTCCTGGAAGCCGACGAGCGCCGCTGCGAGGCCGACGTCAGCGCCGGCACGGCCCGTCTCCTCCTGCGTGCCGACCATCTGTGCGCGGTGCTGCCGGTCGTGGCCCGGCGTCTGGCCCGGGACCTCGGTCTGCCGTCCCTGGCGGTCAAGTTCGGGCCGGTCGGCGACGACCGGAGCCACACCACGCTGCCCCTCAGCGACGAGGGCACCCGGTTCGGCTCGCTCGTCGTGCCCGCGGATCTGCCGGAGACGACGCTGCGCCGCCTGCGAGAACGCGTGGTGCCCTCGCTGGAGGCGGCGCTGGTGGCGGCGCGTCATCGTGAGGCCGCCGCCTGCGCCCTTGCGGCGAGCCGGGACGAGCTCGCCAGGGTCGCCGAGGAGCAGGCCGCGCTGCGCCGGGTCGCGACACTGGTCGCGCGCGGAGTCCGCCCGACAGAGATCTTCGGCGCGGTCGCCCGTGAGATGGGCCTGATCGTGAACGCGGACCACACGGCGATCGAACGCTACGAGCCTGACCGGACGGTCGTCCTGATGAGCTCCTGGAGCGCGTCGGACGGCGGGCCCCCGCCTCCCGTGGGCCTGCGCCGGCGGCTTCACGAGGAGGGCCTGTCGGCCCTCGTCCTGCGAACCGGGCAACCGGAAATGATCATGGTGGACGAGACCACGGCCGGCGAGCTGGGCAGGTGGGCCAGAGACGAGGAGAACGGCGTCGCGATCGGCGGCCCCATCGTCGTCGAGGGACGCCTGTGGGGCGTGATGATCACCTTCTTCCGTGGCCTGGAGCGGCGACCGGAGGGCGTGGAGGAACGCATGCGGGACTTCACCGAGCTGGTCGTGACGGCCATCTCCAACGCACTGGCCCGCGACGAGCTCGCCGCCTCACGCGCCCGTGTGGTCGCCGCCTCGGACGAGACCCGGCACCGGATCGAACGCGACCTCCACGACGGGGCACAGCTGCGCCTCGTCTCCCTGGGGTTGCAGGTGCGCATGGCCGAGGCCGCCGTGCCGCCGGAGCTGCCTGAGCTGAGGCAGCAACTGTCCCACACGGCCGAGGGCCTGACGTTGGTGCTGGAGGACCTGCGGGAGCTGTCGCGCGGCATCCACCCGGCGATCCTGTCCAAGGGCGGTCTCGGACCCGCGCTGAAAATGCTCGCGCGCCGATCGGCCGTCCCCGTCGACCTGAGAGTGCGCGTCGCGGAACGCCTGCCGGAGCGGGTCGAGGTGGCCGTCTACTACATCGTCTCGGAGTCGCTGACCAACGTGGCCAAGCACGCGCGAGCCTCCCTGGTGGGCGTCGACGTCCAGGCGACGGCCGAAGGCGCCACGGTCGTGATCCGCGACGACGGGGCAGGCGGCGCGGACCCGGCCAAGGGCTCCGGGCTCATCGGTCTCAGCGACCGCGTCCAGGCGCTCGACGGGACCATCGAGATAACCAGCCCGATCGGCCACGGCACCACGCTGACCGCCGTCATCCCGATCCGCGACGGCTGA
- a CDS encoding ABC transporter permease: protein MSPAKRPAPDPTGPVPGGGRATPVALDESDRRADDLGGQAPGYAPGRTLPLRVEFVRQLRRRRTMAMFGVLLALPWVLVVAFQFGPAGRGQNSLRLSDLATAGGLNFAAFALSVSASFLLVVAVALFCGDTVASEASWSSLRYLLAAPVPRDRLLRQKLVVALAYSAAAVTALPLMALLAGTLAFGWNDITVPGTGEVIPAADVLPKFAIVIGYALVSQLVVAAVAFLLSVGTDSPLGAVGGAVGLVIVSSILQAVEALGSLREFLPTFWNSAWLDALAPEPDYSGMIKGVAVSVTYSVVLIALAFRRFRRRDVVS, encoded by the coding sequence TTGAGCCCGGCGAAGCGACCTGCCCCGGACCCGACCGGACCCGTCCCCGGCGGCGGACGGGCCACGCCGGTCGCCCTGGACGAATCGGACCGGCGCGCGGACGACCTGGGAGGCCAGGCGCCCGGCTACGCTCCGGGACGCACGCTGCCGCTGCGGGTGGAGTTCGTACGGCAACTGCGGCGGCGCCGGACCATGGCGATGTTCGGCGTGCTGCTCGCCCTGCCGTGGGTGCTCGTGGTGGCGTTCCAGTTCGGGCCGGCCGGGCGGGGCCAGAACAGCCTGCGGCTGTCGGACCTGGCCACGGCGGGCGGGCTCAACTTCGCGGCGTTCGCCCTGTCGGTGTCGGCCAGCTTCCTGCTGGTCGTCGCCGTGGCGCTGTTCTGCGGTGACACGGTGGCGAGCGAGGCGAGCTGGTCGTCGCTGCGCTACCTGCTGGCCGCGCCGGTCCCCCGCGACCGGCTGCTGCGCCAGAAGCTGGTGGTGGCGCTGGCCTATTCGGCCGCCGCGGTGACCGCGCTGCCGCTGATGGCCCTGCTCGCCGGCACACTGGCCTTCGGGTGGAACGACATCACCGTGCCGGGAACCGGCGAGGTGATCCCCGCCGCCGACGTGCTGCCCAAGTTCGCCATCGTCATCGGCTACGCCCTGGTCAGCCAGCTGGTGGTCGCCGCGGTCGCCTTCCTGCTGTCGGTCGGCACCGACTCCCCGCTCGGCGCGGTCGGCGGCGCGGTCGGCCTGGTGATCGTCAGCAGCATCCTGCAGGCGGTCGAGGCGCTGGGCTCGCTGCGCGAGTTCCTTCCGACCTTCTGGAACTCCGCGTGGCTCGACGCCCTCGCGCCGGAGCCCGACTACAGCGGCATGATCAAGGGTGTGGCGGTCTCCGTGACCTACTCGGTGGTCCTCATCGCTCTGGCCTTCCGCCGCTTCCGCCGCCGCGACGTCGTCTCCTGA